A region of Pyxidicoccus parkwaysis DNA encodes the following proteins:
- a CDS encoding HpcH/HpaI aldolase/citrate lyase family protein yields MSLPFPCRTFLVTPALDPSRFDKAVAVGADVGLLDLEDGVPMHLKAEARRLAIEHLCLSRQLGPMTVRINSLRTMDGLRDVLALLDSGVQPDAILLPKVESPMELQQLDELLGERIPDAALLAIIETPRGVSAVDAIAAATPRLRGLIFGAADLSSQLGVPLTWEPMLYARSRIAMAASIAGLSAIDSPFFDLEDPAGLAEETRRASTLGFTAKIVIHPDQVDIIHNALRPSARMVDHARRVLAQADDGKGGIHLVGGSMVGPPLVAAARRVMASVTLEEALEPVPLRTSLGRGDT; encoded by the coding sequence ATGTCGTTACCCTTTCCCTGCAGGACCTTCCTCGTGACACCCGCCCTGGACCCCTCGCGCTTCGACAAGGCGGTGGCGGTGGGCGCGGACGTGGGCTTGCTCGACCTCGAGGACGGCGTGCCCATGCACCTCAAGGCCGAGGCGCGCCGGCTCGCCATCGAGCATCTCTGCCTCTCCCGGCAGCTCGGCCCCATGACGGTGCGCATCAACAGCCTGCGCACCATGGACGGCCTGCGCGACGTGCTCGCCCTGCTGGACTCGGGAGTCCAGCCCGACGCCATCCTGCTGCCCAAGGTGGAGTCGCCCATGGAGTTGCAGCAGCTCGACGAGCTGCTGGGGGAGCGGATTCCGGACGCCGCGCTCCTGGCCATCATCGAGACGCCCCGAGGCGTGTCGGCGGTGGATGCGATTGCCGCCGCCACGCCGCGGCTGCGCGGGCTCATCTTCGGCGCGGCGGACCTGTCGTCGCAGCTCGGCGTGCCGCTGACGTGGGAGCCCATGCTCTACGCGCGCTCGCGCATCGCCATGGCCGCGAGCATCGCGGGGCTCTCTGCCATCGACTCGCCCTTCTTCGATTTGGAGGACCCGGCGGGACTGGCGGAGGAGACGCGCCGGGCGAGTACGCTGGGCTTCACCGCGAAAATCGTCATCCACCCGGACCAGGTGGACATCATCCACAACGCGCTCAGGCCCAGCGCGCGCATGGTGGACCATGCGCGGCGCGTGCTCGCGCAGGCGGATGACGGGAAGGGTGGCATCCACCTCGTCGGTGGCAGCATGGTGGGCCCTCCGTTGGTGGCGGCCGCGAGGCGCGTGATGGCGAGCGTGACGCTGGAGGAAGCGCTGGAGCCCGTCCCGCTGCGGACGAGCCTCGGCCGGGGAGACACATGA
- a CDS encoding 8-amino-7-oxononanoate synthase family protein: protein MEEKNRYRNTESMIVHGNPSFQAAKEAGLLDLSVRNTGRGSLALPDGREFINMCSCSYLGLDSHPDIIEGAIEALRREKTMDMAISRLRVRVSILDELEEELSRLWRSKVVVTTTASAASAGLLPLIASGHLLPEGKKPVLVFDKAAHFSMNLIKPICADETEVLTSPHNDLDFLEDVCRRHARVAYVADGFYSMGGAAVVKDLLALQDRYGLFLYFDDSHSLSLYGKTGEGFVRTLIGGEVGPRTIIIGSLGKGFGTAGGAVMLGPGHHTDLVGRFAGPLGWSQSLCIPAIGASLASARLHGTPELAARQEALRANIRYFDERVPTRTKGEDFPIKVIEVGPESAAVERSRRLLEGGFYSSAVFFPIVAKGRAGLRIMLRSNLSRDDVQRLCDAVLEVSAPVA from the coding sequence ATGGAAGAAAAGAACCGCTACCGCAACACGGAGTCGATGATCGTCCACGGCAATCCGTCCTTCCAGGCCGCGAAAGAGGCGGGGCTCCTGGACCTGTCGGTGCGCAACACCGGGCGGGGCTCGCTGGCGCTGCCGGACGGCCGCGAGTTCATCAACATGTGCTCCTGCTCGTACCTCGGGCTGGACTCGCATCCGGACATCATCGAGGGCGCCATCGAGGCGCTGCGCCGCGAGAAGACCATGGACATGGCCATCTCCCGGCTGCGCGTGCGCGTGTCCATCCTCGACGAGCTGGAGGAGGAGCTGTCCCGCCTCTGGCGCTCGAAGGTGGTGGTCACCACCACGGCCAGCGCGGCCAGCGCGGGGCTGCTGCCGCTCATCGCCTCGGGACACCTGCTGCCCGAGGGCAAGAAGCCGGTGCTCGTCTTCGACAAGGCGGCGCACTTCTCGATGAACCTCATCAAGCCCATCTGCGCGGACGAGACGGAGGTCCTCACGAGCCCGCACAACGACCTCGACTTCCTGGAGGACGTCTGTCGCAGGCACGCGCGCGTGGCCTACGTGGCGGACGGCTTCTACTCCATGGGCGGCGCGGCGGTGGTGAAGGACCTGCTGGCGCTCCAGGACCGCTACGGCCTGTTCCTCTACTTCGATGACTCGCACTCGCTCTCTCTCTACGGAAAGACGGGCGAGGGCTTCGTGCGGACGCTCATCGGTGGCGAGGTGGGGCCGCGCACCATCATCATCGGCTCGCTGGGCAAGGGCTTCGGCACGGCGGGTGGTGCGGTGATGCTCGGCCCGGGTCACCACACGGACCTGGTGGGGCGCTTCGCGGGGCCGCTGGGCTGGTCGCAGAGCCTGTGCATCCCCGCCATCGGCGCCAGCCTGGCCTCGGCGCGACTCCACGGCACTCCGGAGCTGGCGGCGCGGCAGGAGGCGCTGCGCGCCAACATCCGCTACTTCGATGAGCGTGTGCCCACGCGCACCAAGGGCGAGGACTTCCCCATCAAGGTCATCGAGGTGGGTCCCGAGTCCGCGGCGGTGGAGCGCTCGCGTCGGCTGCTGGAGGGGGGCTTCTACTCGTCGGCCGTGTTCTTCCCCATCGTCGCGAAGGGGCGTGCCGGTCTGCGCATCATGCTGCGTTCCAACCTGTCACGGGACGACGTGCAGCGCCTGTGTGACGCCGTGCTGGAAGTGTCAGCGCCGGTGGCCTGA
- a CDS encoding non-ribosomal peptide synthetase: MEPLKKSLPLPERARVPVIVARTEEAELSFAQLRLWLVDQYQPGSALYNIPAALRLKGALDVVALERAFTEVVRRHQSLRTTFRAREGRPVQVIHPGMPCELEVEDLRHLPEPERTREALRLAREEAQRPFDLARGPLLRTGLVRLADEEHLLLVTMHHIVSDAWSLSVLIRELGALYEAFLTGQPSPLPELPIQYADYAVRQREWLQDDVLDGQLAYWKRQLEGAPPSLELPTDRPRTADTRNPGAMMNVELPAGLSRNLKNFCRAEGATLFMGLLAGLQALLARYTGQDDISVGAPIAGRRQAETEGLIGFFVNTLVLRTKLGVDPTFRELLGRVKEVTLGAYSHQDVPFEKLVEVLKPARQLGHTPFFQVALGLLNTPPLELSLRGLTLTPVDAVDSGTSKFDFTLTLVESPRGLAGTVEYRTDLFEPSTVTRMMEHLRVLLENAVLYPTRRLSELSLQATVERRRVLVDWNATSVEYPRDASLHSLFEARAAASPEAVAVVAPGGRTLTYGELDRRANQLANHLRADGVRVGDRVALCMEHAPEAVVAVLGILKAGAAYVPLDPSAPPERMGFILHDTGATRVLTLEGAARHLPADAARPVFLDTEAARIAASPDTAPSVDVTGADLAYVMYTSGSTGRPKGVCVPHRAVTRLVVGTGFAKLGPDEVLLQLAPLAFDASTFELWGGLLHGARLVVPPPHALSLEELGRLLDSHRITTLWLTAALYEQMVVSQPAALARVRQVLAGGDVLPPERVREHLAFGGRLVNGYGPTEGTTFTCCHVLTDPAGVGHSVSIGKPIANTRVYLLDASLRPVPVGVPGELFIGGDGLAWGYLRRPDLTAECFLPDPYSSAPGARLYRSGDLARWLPDGRLQFLGRRDAQVKLRGFRIEPGEVEVVLSRHPGVREVTVLARDDMPGGKALVAYLAPRNAQTVDSQALRAFLRKTLPEYMVPSAFVALDALPVTQNGKVDRRALPHPDSVGAGERGGEPVAPRTPVEEQVAALMCHVLRRERVGVHDDFFALGGHSLLATQLLSRIQHTLGVEVPLRAMFEGPTVADLARQIEGEQGAPARSLPPLVRVPRDEPLPLSFSQERLWKLYKMNPASTAYNQLGTYRFVGEMNVAALHGALQAMVDRHESLRTTFAEEDGRPVQRVAPSLRFELPVRDVRGRDDAWAEVQARIAEEARRPFDLTHGPLVRGELFRLADDEHLLLFSKHHILSDGWSEGVLTREVGLLYTALVTGGTPALPPLPVQYPDFAAWQRGWLAGPELESRLGYWRAALAGAPTLLNLPTDKPRPATRTFNGTSVPVVLGKARSDGLNALCQQERVTPFMALLALFGKVLCHESGQDEVVIGSPIANRTLPQLESLIGLFVNGLALRVDLRGRPTFRQLLARVRDVTLGAYAHQEVPFEQVVDAIGVQRPPNRSPLFQAMFALQNAPSEPVPLPGLTLVPMESTDRGAAVYELALALYELEDGFTGSLEFNTDLFDPSTAERWCDALLAQVDRALAHPDSP, from the coding sequence ATGGAACCGTTGAAGAAGAGCCTTCCGCTCCCGGAGCGGGCTCGCGTGCCGGTCATCGTGGCGCGCACGGAAGAAGCGGAGCTGTCCTTCGCGCAACTCCGGCTGTGGCTCGTGGACCAGTACCAGCCGGGCAGCGCGCTCTACAACATCCCGGCCGCGCTGCGGCTGAAGGGCGCGCTCGACGTGGTCGCGCTGGAGCGCGCCTTCACGGAGGTGGTGCGCCGCCACCAGTCGCTGCGCACCACGTTCCGCGCCCGCGAGGGCCGGCCCGTCCAGGTCATCCACCCCGGCATGCCGTGCGAGCTGGAGGTGGAGGACCTGCGCCACCTGCCCGAGCCGGAGCGGACGCGGGAGGCCCTGCGCCTCGCGCGCGAAGAGGCGCAACGGCCCTTCGATTTGGCGCGCGGGCCGCTCCTTCGCACCGGGCTCGTCCGCCTCGCCGACGAGGAGCACCTGCTCCTGGTGACGATGCACCACATCGTCTCCGACGCGTGGTCGCTCTCCGTGCTCATCCGCGAGCTGGGCGCGCTCTACGAAGCCTTCCTCACCGGCCAGCCGTCGCCGCTGCCGGAGCTGCCCATCCAGTACGCGGACTACGCCGTGCGCCAGCGCGAGTGGCTCCAGGACGACGTGCTGGACGGACAGCTCGCGTACTGGAAGCGGCAGCTGGAGGGCGCACCGCCGTCGCTGGAGCTGCCCACGGACAGGCCTCGCACCGCGGATACGCGGAACCCCGGCGCGATGATGAACGTGGAGCTGCCGGCGGGCCTCTCCCGCAACCTGAAGAACTTCTGCCGCGCGGAGGGCGCCACGCTGTTCATGGGCCTGCTGGCGGGGCTCCAGGCGCTGCTCGCCCGCTACACGGGACAGGACGACATCAGCGTGGGCGCGCCCATCGCCGGGCGGCGGCAGGCGGAGACGGAGGGGCTCATCGGCTTCTTCGTCAACACGCTGGTGTTGCGCACGAAGCTCGGCGTGGACCCGACGTTCCGCGAGCTGCTCGGCCGCGTGAAGGAGGTGACGCTGGGCGCGTACTCCCACCAGGACGTGCCCTTCGAGAAGCTGGTGGAGGTGCTCAAGCCCGCGCGCCAGCTGGGCCACACGCCGTTCTTCCAGGTGGCGCTGGGCCTGCTCAACACGCCGCCTCTGGAGCTGTCCCTGCGCGGCCTCACGCTGACGCCGGTGGACGCGGTGGACAGCGGCACGTCCAAGTTCGACTTCACGCTCACGCTGGTGGAGTCCCCCCGGGGACTGGCCGGCACGGTGGAGTACCGGACCGACTTGTTCGAGCCGTCCACCGTGACGCGGATGATGGAGCACCTGCGCGTGCTCCTGGAGAACGCGGTCCTGTACCCCACGCGGCGCCTGTCCGAGCTGTCCCTCCAGGCCACCGTGGAGCGCCGCCGGGTGCTGGTGGACTGGAACGCAACTTCCGTCGAGTACCCGCGCGACGCCAGCCTGCACTCGCTGTTCGAGGCGCGCGCGGCCGCGTCGCCAGAGGCCGTGGCGGTGGTGGCGCCCGGGGGCCGTACGCTCACGTATGGAGAGCTGGACCGCCGCGCCAACCAGCTCGCGAACCACCTGAGGGCCGACGGTGTGCGCGTGGGTGACAGGGTGGCCCTGTGCATGGAGCACGCGCCCGAGGCCGTGGTGGCGGTGCTCGGCATCCTCAAGGCCGGCGCCGCCTACGTGCCGTTGGACCCGTCTGCTCCCCCCGAGCGGATGGGCTTCATCCTGCACGACACCGGCGCCACGCGCGTGCTGACGTTGGAGGGCGCGGCGCGGCACCTGCCTGCTGATGCCGCGCGCCCGGTGTTCCTCGACACGGAGGCCGCGCGCATCGCCGCATCACCGGACACCGCGCCGAGCGTGGACGTCACGGGCGCGGACCTCGCGTACGTCATGTACACGTCCGGCTCCACGGGCCGGCCCAAGGGCGTGTGCGTGCCCCACCGCGCGGTGACGCGGCTGGTGGTGGGCACGGGCTTCGCGAAGCTGGGCCCGGACGAGGTGCTCCTCCAGCTCGCGCCGCTGGCCTTCGACGCGTCCACCTTCGAGCTGTGGGGCGGCCTGCTGCATGGCGCCCGGCTGGTGGTGCCTCCGCCGCACGCGCTGTCGCTGGAGGAGCTGGGCCGCCTCCTGGACAGCCACCGCATCACCACGCTGTGGCTCACGGCCGCGCTCTACGAGCAGATGGTGGTGAGCCAGCCCGCGGCGCTCGCGCGCGTGCGGCAGGTGCTCGCGGGCGGTGACGTGCTGCCGCCGGAGCGCGTGCGTGAGCACCTCGCCTTCGGCGGCCGGCTGGTGAATGGCTACGGCCCCACGGAGGGCACCACCTTTACCTGCTGCCACGTGCTGACGGACCCGGCCGGGGTGGGGCACTCGGTGTCCATCGGCAAGCCCATCGCCAACACGCGCGTGTACCTGCTGGATGCGAGCCTGCGGCCGGTGCCCGTGGGCGTGCCGGGCGAGCTGTTCATCGGGGGCGACGGCCTCGCGTGGGGCTACCTGCGGCGGCCGGACCTGACGGCGGAGTGCTTCCTCCCGGACCCGTACAGCTCCGCGCCCGGCGCACGCCTGTACCGCTCCGGAGACCTCGCGCGGTGGCTGCCGGACGGGCGGCTCCAGTTCCTCGGCCGCCGCGACGCGCAGGTGAAGCTGCGCGGCTTCCGAATCGAGCCCGGCGAGGTGGAGGTCGTCCTCTCGCGCCACCCGGGCGTGCGCGAGGTGACGGTGCTCGCGCGCGACGACATGCCCGGCGGCAAGGCGCTGGTGGCGTACCTCGCGCCGCGCAACGCGCAGACGGTGGACTCGCAGGCCCTGCGCGCCTTCCTCCGGAAGACCTTGCCCGAGTACATGGTGCCCTCCGCCTTCGTGGCGCTGGATGCGCTGCCCGTCACGCAGAACGGCAAGGTGGACCGGCGCGCGCTGCCGCACCCGGACTCGGTGGGGGCGGGGGAGAGGGGCGGCGAGCCCGTGGCGCCGCGCACGCCCGTGGAGGAGCAGGTGGCCGCGCTGATGTGCCACGTGCTCCGCCGCGAGCGCGTCGGCGTGCACGACGACTTCTTCGCGCTGGGCGGCCACTCGCTGCTCGCCACACAGCTCCTCTCGCGCATCCAGCACACGTTGGGCGTGGAGGTTCCGCTGCGCGCCATGTTCGAGGGGCCCACCGTGGCGGACCTCGCTCGGCAAATCGAGGGCGAGCAGGGCGCACCGGCGCGCTCGCTGCCGCCGCTCGTCCGCGTGCCGCGCGACGAGCCGCTGCCGCTCTCCTTCTCGCAGGAGCGGCTGTGGAAGCTGTACAAGATGAACCCCGCGTCCACGGCGTACAACCAGCTCGGCACGTACCGCTTCGTCGGTGAAATGAACGTGGCCGCGCTCCACGGCGCGCTCCAGGCCATGGTGGACCGGCACGAGTCGCTGCGCACCACCTTCGCCGAAGAGGATGGCCGCCCGGTGCAGCGCGTGGCTCCGTCGCTGCGCTTCGAGCTGCCGGTGAGGGACGTGCGCGGGAGGGACGACGCGTGGGCCGAGGTGCAGGCGCGCATCGCCGAGGAGGCGCGCCGTCCCTTCGACCTCACACACGGGCCGCTGGTGCGCGGCGAGCTGTTCCGGCTCGCGGACGACGAGCACCTGCTCCTCTTCAGCAAGCACCACATCCTGTCCGACGGCTGGTCCGAGGGCGTCCTCACCCGCGAGGTGGGGCTGCTCTACACGGCGCTCGTCACGGGCGGGACACCGGCGCTGCCGCCGCTGCCCGTCCAGTACCCGGACTTCGCGGCGTGGCAGCGGGGCTGGCTCGCCGGGCCGGAGCTGGAGTCCCGGCTGGGCTACTGGCGCGCGGCGCTGGCCGGCGCGCCCACCCTGCTGAACCTGCCCACCGACAAGCCCCGCCCGGCGACGCGGACGTTCAATGGCACGTCGGTGCCGGTGGTGCTGGGCAAGGCCCGCAGCGACGGCCTCAACGCCCTCTGCCAGCAGGAGCGGGTGACGCCCTTCATGGCGCTGCTGGCCCTCTTCGGCAAGGTGCTCTGTCACGAGTCGGGCCAGGACGAGGTCGTCATCGGCTCGCCCATCGCCAACCGCACGCTGCCGCAGTTGGAGTCGCTCATCGGCCTCTTCGTGAACGGGCTGGCGCTGCGCGTGGACCTGCGCGGCCGGCCCACGTTCCGCCAGCTCCTCGCCCGTGTGCGCGACGTCACGCTGGGCGCGTACGCGCACCAGGAGGTGCCCTTCGAGCAGGTGGTGGATGCCATCGGAGTCCAGCGCCCGCCCAACCGCTCGCCGCTCTTCCAGGCCATGTTCGCCCTGCAGAACGCGCCCTCGGAGCCCGTGCCGCTGCCCGGCCTGACGCTGGTGCCCATGGAGTCCACGGACCGCGGCGCCGCCGTCTACGAGCTGGCCCTGGCGCTGTACGAGCTGGAGGACGGCTTCACCGGCAGCCTGGAGTTCAACACCGACCTCTTCGACCCCTCCACCGCCGAGCGCTGGTGCGACGCGCTGCTCGCGCAGGTGGACCGCGCGCTGGCCCATCCCGATTCGCCCTGA
- a CDS encoding MBL fold metallo-hydrolase, with amino-acid sequence MTFAATHIGTATLLLEIGPLRILTDPVFDAPGRRYSFGWGTSSRHLSGPALSLEQVGPVDAVLVSHDQHADNLDDAGRTLLPRARHVVTTQAAARRLGHPGAVGLAPFESTTVGDLRITATPARHGPPGSLPIVGHVVGFLLESPSLPGPVYISGDTVWFNGVAEVAKRFRVHTAFLHLGSVGFPITGPLRYTFNAREAVTAAQALGAQRIIPVHYDGWTHFKQGPDEARREFAQAGLADKVTWLTPGERTAL; translated from the coding sequence ATGACCTTCGCGGCAACCCACATCGGCACCGCCACCCTGCTGCTCGAAATCGGTCCGCTCCGCATCCTCACGGACCCGGTGTTCGACGCGCCGGGGCGCAGATACAGCTTCGGCTGGGGGACGAGCTCGCGTCACCTCTCGGGCCCTGCCCTGTCCCTGGAGCAGGTGGGCCCTGTCGACGCTGTGCTCGTCAGCCATGACCAGCATGCCGACAACCTCGATGATGCGGGCCGCACGCTGCTGCCCCGTGCGCGCCACGTCGTCACGACGCAGGCTGCCGCGCGGCGCCTGGGCCACCCGGGGGCGGTGGGGCTCGCTCCCTTCGAGTCCACGACGGTCGGCGACCTGCGCATCACCGCCACGCCCGCGCGGCATGGGCCACCGGGCTCGCTGCCCATCGTCGGGCACGTGGTGGGATTCCTGCTGGAGTCGCCGTCGCTGCCCGGTCCCGTCTACATCTCCGGTGACACCGTCTGGTTCAACGGCGTCGCGGAGGTGGCGAAGCGCTTCCGCGTCCACACCGCCTTCCTCCACCTGGGCAGCGTGGGATTCCCCATCACCGGGCCGCTCCGCTACACCTTCAACGCGCGAGAGGCCGTCACCGCCGCGCAGGCGCTCGGAGCCCAGCGCATCATCCCGGTGCACTACGACGGCTGGACGCACTTCAAGCAGGGCCCCGACGAGGCCCGCCGTGAGTTTGCCCAGGCGGGACTCGCGGACAAGGTGACGTGGCTCACCCCGGGTGAGCGCACGGCACTGTGA
- a CDS encoding ABC transporter permease has protein sequence MPQLLQDVRLALRRMRRELGFTLVIIATLALAIGATTSVFSVVYQVLLRPLPYSEPEQLVRFFQSSPQVERMGVTLRSLQAWRERSHSFQGLEGMAFRDFTLTGDGPAERVRAARATVNLLPMLGVRPILGQTFGADTEVAGRDHVLLLSHGLWQRRFGGRPDVVGRTLRLGDQVFTVLGVLPADFRLAPNTDLWTPLALDLAAGERPEETYLSALGRLRPGVTLERARADLEDVAAALTREESFAGEAPGVRVMPLHAQVVEDSREPLWLLAGVVALVLLVACANVANLLLARASAREREVSVRAALGAGRAQLMRQFLVESVLLALVGGATGLLLSLWAMDLLRALVPAQVLPPEAVRMQPHVLAIAAALSLLTSLLFGLMPALKASRADGRGALGGLRGGRGATAQGRARAVLVVAQVALALMPLVGAGLMLRTLYSLHQVQLGFEPRGVTVAEVFVPTEKYRDDAARRAVLTSVLERVRGLPGVESAGLASTVPLWGRKGMAPVLLPGEPDSVAETRELSTFRTASDGYFATLRIPIKEGRGIESTDGPGTPPVVVVSETFARRFFPGGAVGQRVKVGLDGEGFREVVGVVGDVHHDSVEEEPASEVYLPMNQFEPLYMLITVRTTQDTATMAPILRETLRSVDPDLPLVQVRSMVEVVDANLEHTQVLGSLLAALAVLGLVLAGVGLYGVLAYSVSQRTRELGIRVALGASDRHLVWLVVGQGVRLAGVGVALGLVGAAVLARSLSSLLYGVGELDAFTFGVVPLLLGAVALLASWLPARRALQVPPNEALRAEG, from the coding sequence ATGCCCCAGCTCCTCCAGGACGTCCGCCTCGCCCTGCGCCGGATGCGGCGCGAGCTCGGCTTCACGCTGGTCATCATCGCCACGCTGGCCCTCGCCATCGGCGCCACCACCTCTGTCTTCAGCGTGGTGTATCAGGTGCTGCTACGGCCCCTGCCGTACTCCGAGCCCGAGCAGCTCGTCCGCTTCTTCCAGTCGAGCCCCCAGGTCGAGCGCATGGGCGTGACGCTCCGCTCCCTCCAGGCCTGGCGCGAGCGCTCCCATTCCTTCCAGGGGTTGGAAGGCATGGCGTTCCGCGACTTCACGCTCACCGGCGACGGGCCCGCCGAGCGCGTACGCGCGGCCCGCGCGACGGTGAACCTGCTGCCGATGCTCGGCGTGCGGCCCATCCTCGGGCAGACGTTCGGCGCCGACACGGAGGTGGCCGGACGCGACCACGTTCTCCTGCTCTCCCATGGCCTCTGGCAGCGCCGCTTCGGTGGAAGGCCCGACGTCGTGGGCCGCACGCTGCGCCTCGGTGACCAGGTCTTCACCGTCCTCGGCGTCCTGCCCGCTGACTTCCGCCTCGCTCCGAATACGGACCTCTGGACGCCGCTGGCCCTGGACCTCGCCGCTGGCGAGCGCCCGGAGGAGACGTACCTGAGCGCCCTGGGCCGCCTGCGTCCCGGTGTCACGCTGGAGCGCGCGCGGGCCGACCTGGAGGACGTGGCCGCCGCGCTGACCCGGGAGGAGTCCTTCGCGGGAGAGGCGCCCGGCGTGCGAGTGATGCCGCTGCACGCCCAGGTGGTGGAAGACAGTCGAGAGCCCCTCTGGCTGCTCGCGGGCGTGGTGGCGCTGGTGCTGCTCGTGGCCTGCGCGAACGTGGCCAACCTCCTGCTGGCCCGAGCCAGCGCGCGCGAGCGAGAGGTGTCCGTGCGCGCCGCCCTCGGCGCCGGCCGCGCGCAGTTGATGCGGCAGTTCCTGGTGGAGAGCGTCCTGCTCGCGCTCGTCGGTGGCGCCACGGGCCTGCTGCTGTCCCTGTGGGCCATGGACCTGCTGCGCGCGCTGGTCCCTGCCCAGGTGCTGCCTCCGGAAGCCGTGCGGATGCAGCCGCACGTGCTGGCCATCGCCGCGGCGCTGTCGCTGCTCACCAGCCTCCTCTTCGGCCTGATGCCGGCGCTGAAGGCGTCGCGAGCGGACGGGCGCGGCGCGCTCGGAGGGCTGCGCGGAGGCCGGGGGGCGACTGCGCAGGGGCGCGCTCGCGCGGTGCTGGTGGTGGCGCAGGTGGCGCTGGCGCTGATGCCGCTGGTGGGCGCGGGGTTGATGCTGCGCACGCTCTACTCGCTGCACCAGGTGCAGCTCGGCTTCGAGCCTCGCGGCGTCACCGTGGCGGAGGTCTTCGTCCCCACGGAGAAGTACCGGGACGACGCCGCCCGGCGCGCGGTGCTCACCTCGGTGCTGGAGCGCGTGCGAGGCCTGCCGGGTGTGGAGTCCGCGGGCCTCGCCAGCACGGTGCCGCTGTGGGGCCGCAAGGGCATGGCCCCGGTGCTGCTGCCCGGCGAGCCCGACTCCGTCGCGGAGACGCGCGAGCTGAGCACCTTCCGCACCGCGAGCGATGGCTACTTCGCCACCCTGCGCATCCCCATCAAGGAAGGGCGCGGCATCGAGTCCACGGATGGTCCGGGCACGCCCCCCGTGGTGGTCGTCAGCGAGACGTTCGCCCGCCGCTTCTTCCCCGGCGGCGCGGTGGGGCAGCGCGTGAAGGTGGGCCTCGACGGAGAGGGCTTCCGCGAAGTCGTGGGCGTGGTGGGTGATGTCCACCACGACAGCGTGGAAGAGGAGCCCGCCAGCGAGGTGTACCTGCCGATGAATCAGTTCGAGCCGCTGTACATGCTCATCACCGTGCGCACCACGCAGGACACGGCCACCATGGCGCCCATCCTGCGCGAGACGCTGCGCTCGGTGGACCCGGACCTGCCGCTGGTGCAGGTGCGCTCCATGGTGGAGGTCGTGGACGCCAACCTCGAGCACACGCAGGTGCTGGGCTCGCTGCTGGCGGCCCTGGCGGTGCTCGGACTGGTGCTCGCGGGCGTGGGGCTGTACGGCGTGCTGGCGTACTCGGTGAGCCAGCGCACCCGGGAACTGGGCATCCGCGTCGCGCTGGGCGCGTCCGACAGGCACCTGGTGTGGCTGGTGGTGGGGCAGGGCGTACGGCTCGCCGGAGTGGGCGTGGCGCTGGGGCTGGTCGGAGCGGCCGTGCTCGCGCGCAGCCTGTCGAGCCTGCTGTACGGCGTGGGCGAGCTCGACGCCTTCACCTTCGGCGTCGTGCCGCTGCTCCTCGGCGCCGTGGCCCTGCTGGCGAGCTGGCTCCCCGCCCGCCGTGCCCTCCAGGTGCCGCCCAACGAGGCGCTTCGAGCCGAAGGCTGA
- a CDS encoding DUF2716 domain-containing protein, whose product MAGGEGNNAGVSPHAPQAWFLLSGDEEKSALNHPWPDARDGDVQFVVDDALRTLRREELLGLYAEMTEKMLAVFRELIPPGGWIYALDYHHTNYRLIPHAPAESLWPVTVYPDGDPEHWFVPSDSRFVYSASYTVNVTEGRPPIEVETYELRGRELIDAVERNLPKLFQLARRVPVTEQP is encoded by the coding sequence ATGGCCGGTGGTGAGGGCAATAACGCGGGTGTGAGCCCACACGCGCCCCAGGCCTGGTTCCTCCTCTCCGGCGACGAAGAGAAGTCCGCGCTGAATCATCCGTGGCCGGACGCGAGGGATGGAGATGTCCAGTTCGTCGTGGACGATGCGCTTCGCACGCTACGACGAGAGGAGCTGCTCGGGCTGTACGCGGAGATGACGGAGAAGATGCTCGCAGTGTTCCGCGAGCTGATTCCGCCGGGCGGGTGGATCTATGCGCTCGACTATCACCACACGAACTACCGGCTCATTCCGCACGCTCCTGCTGAGAGCCTGTGGCCGGTGACGGTGTATCCGGATGGTGACCCGGAGCACTGGTTCGTGCCGTCCGACTCCCGCTTCGTCTACTCCGCGAGCTACACCGTCAACGTCACAGAGGGGCGTCCTCCCATCGAGGTGGAGACCTACGAGCTTCGCGGGCGCGAGCTCATCGACGCCGTGGAGCGGAACCTGCCGAAGCTCTTCCAGCTCGCTCGCCGGGTTCCTGTAACGGAGCAACCATGA